The following are encoded in a window of Vespula pensylvanica isolate Volc-1 chromosome 2, ASM1446617v1, whole genome shotgun sequence genomic DNA:
- the LOC122626945 gene encoding E3 ubiquitin-protein ligase RNF14-like, whose amino-acid sequence MDSEKQKDEITALESIYNKEEFSYYNEDKLYQCNFKIFINLPVGYYFTYSDNRYRERPAEKVEISHLPPLSLYVTLSENYPSNSPPMFTLCTSWLCQAPLSKLCRKLDSLWEENKGQEILFVWIGFLQHETLQFLNIEQCISMNYIYTSYKIALEKAQNFQKHIEEQSSQKHLEEQGAIETIAKDTSSKRSSSNKNSEKELQRQRYKERKPKKIDKRAFSDCPFGKNPIQFLIDYNEKRNHIEFNKSLYTCKICFTDKLGEHCIKFLPCSHIFCKNCISDYLEIKIKDGSVQNISCPEEKCTSEATPGQIKDLVSPEMFAKYDSILLNVTLDTMSDIIYCPRRHCQYPVSRDLNEEMANCPACQYVFCVYCKMVYHGIEPCKVNSAEKQQLVKEYQAASDNTRLQMETKYGKRQLQMLVENTMSENWIDVNSRHCPRCNAAIEKSDGCNKMTCWKCNTYFCWLCGKKLNSQTPYLHFRDPASQCFNMLYHGLIPNEDDEEDDFLLPGIYDLDDNIPDFSDDDNYDDDGFLIEY is encoded by the exons ATGGACAGTGAAAAACAGAAGGATGAAATTACTGCTCTGGAAAGCATCTACAACAAGGAAGAATTTTCATATTACAATGAAGATAAACTTTATCAATGtaattttaagatatttataaatcttccTGTaggatattattttacatatagcGATAACAGATATCGGGAACGACCAGCAGAGAAAGTAGAGATATCACATTTACCACCATTATCGTTATATGTTACTTTATCAGAAAATTATCCTTCCAATTCACCACCTATGTTTACATTATGCACATCTTGGTTATGTCAAGCACCGTTGTCTAAATTATGCAGAAAGTTAGATAGTTTAtgggaagaaaataaaggccAGGAGATATTATTTGTATGGATTGGATTTTTACAACATGAAACTTTACAATTCTTAAATATAGAACAATGTATTAGTATGAACTATATCTATACATCTTATAAAATAGCTTTGGAAAAAGCACAAAATTTTCAGAAACATATAGAAGAACAGAGTTCTCAAAAACATTTAGAAGAGCAAGGAGCGATAGAGACTATTGCTAAAGATACGAGTAGTAAGaggagtagtagtaataaaaatagcgAGAAGGAATTGCAGAGGCAacgttataaagaaagaaaacctaaaaaaatagataaaagagcTTTTTCTGATTGTCCTTTTGGAAAAAATCCAATTCAGTTTTTAATAGATTACAATGAAAAACGTAATcatattgaatttaataaaagtttgTATACCTGCAAAATCTGTTTTACAGATAAGTTAGGGGAacattgtattaaatttttaccaTGTTCTcacatattttgtaaaaattgcaTCAgtgattatttagaaattaagaTTAAGGATGGAAGTGTACAAAATATATCTTGCCCCGAAGAAAAATGTACTTCCGAGGCAACACCTGGACAA attAAAGATTTGGTTAGTCCAGAAATGTTTGCCAAATATGATTCTATATTGTTAAATGTTACGTTAGATACTATGTCAGATATAATTTACTGTCCAAGACGTCATTGTCAGTACCCTGTCAGTCGTGATCTTAACGAAGAAATGGCAAATTGTCCTGCTTGTCAATATGTATTTTGTGTCTATTGTAAAATGGTGTATCATGGAATAGAACCATGTAAAGTGAAttcag ctGAGAAGCAGCAGTTAGTAAAAGAATATCAAGCTGCTTCAGACAATACTAGGCTTCAAATGGAAACAAAATATGGTAAAAGACAACTACAAATGTTAGTAGAAAATACAATGTCAGAAAATTGGATCGATGTAAATAGTCGGCATTGCCCTCGTTGTAACGCTGCTATTGAg aAATCTGATGGTTGTAATAAAATGACTTGTTGGAAGTGCAATACATATTTCTGTTGGTTATgcggaaaaaaattaaattcccAAACACCATATTTGCACTTCCGTGATCCAGCATCCCAATGCTTTAATATGCTATACCATGGCTTAATACCAaatgaagacgacgaagaggatGATTTTCTACTTCCTGGAATATATGATTTAGACGACAATATTCCAGATTTTTCTGATGATGACAATTATGACGATGATGGTTTCCTTATTGAAtattaa
- the LOC122626981 gene encoding beta-1,4-mannosyl-glycoprotein 4-beta-N-acetylglucosaminyltransferase produces the protein MQTRLDGKLALLYTLLVLQVLIVMVYVVTTPPSEIVVASTRSSVSFVNFEETQGHRTERTIHKRLPKYQTISGETYLNDIRTFKLFRIYNHTTCWKNGVDDRKMRTNEISEKCICNQGWHGTDCGQPEVVWRAIMASKQNIKLKHRKIARRIIHTFYLNEYNSAIAEVIVEELYDVVDLFVICDFNGAEDNFHHKLSKGLLQREQNKILYINAATKSRKPSRVLSKYIWEKVKTVVQNLRDDDIYVMTEPEQILNSRALMFLKVYDGWPQPIGFRLRWLIYGFYWQHPLKTTITLNAYTIGLMHEAYKSNSIILQQQLLEETSERDVLGLVIGDLNHYGGWYCYLCQAPANIIINLRTTSKSEKMPKIEKRIDVPFIEDLIGSGLWIDGKTNLLRVSKSHDLYFAPETVLNNTWKYDWLIENFYAKLDYY, from the exons ATGCAGACCCGCCTAGATGGGAAGCTGGCGTTACTTTATACGTTGTTGGTTTTACAAGTTCTTATTGTTATGGTTTATGTTGTGACAACTCCGCCATCTGAAATAGTTGTTGCCAGTACGCGTAGTTCTGTCAGTTTTGTAAACTTTGAAGAAACTCag GGTCATCGTACAGAACGAACAATACACAAAAGACTTCCAAAATATCAGACAATCAGCGGTGAGACATACCTAAATGATATCagaacttttaaattatttcgaatatacaATCATACTACTTGTTGGAAGAATGGAGTCGACGATCGTAAAATGAGGACTAACGAAATCTctgaaaaatgtatttgtaaTCAAGGTTGGCACGGGACGGACTGTGGACAACCAGAAGTCGTGTGGAGAGCAATCATGGCATCTAAGCAAAATATTAAACTAAAACATCGTAAAATAGCTAGACGTATAATTCATACTTTTTAtctaaatgaatataattcgGCAATTGCAGAAGTTATTGTAGAAGAACTGTATGATGTAGTTGACCTTTTTGTAATTTGTGATTTTAATGGTGCAGAAGATAATTTTCATCATAAATTATCTAAAGGATTGTTGCAGCgggaacaaaataaaattttatatataaatgcagcAACAAAATCTCGCAAACCATCGAGAGTACTATCTAAGTACATATGGGAGAAAGTAAAGACTGTAGTGCAGAATTTAAGAGACGATGATATTTATGTAATGACTGAGCCAGagcaaatattaaattctagAGCACTGATGTTCCTTAAAGTATACGACGGATGGCCTCAGCCCATTGGCTTTAGGCTAAGATGGTTAATTTATGGTTTTTATTGGCAGCACCCACTTAAAACAACAATAACTCTTAATGCATATACTATCGGATTGATGCATGAAGCTTATAAATCAAATTCTATAATTCTGCAACAACAATTATTGGAAGAAACAAGCGAAAGAGATGTTCTTGGCTTAGTTATCGGAGACTTAAATCATTACGGAGGATGGTATTGTTATCTGTGTCAAGCTCCAgccaatattataattaatcttcGTACTACAAGCAAGTCTGAAAAAATGcctaaaattgaaaaaaggatCGATGTACCTTTTATAGAAGATCTTATAGGAAGCGGCTTATGGATAGACGGTAAAACTAACCTCTTAAGAGTCTCTAAATCTCACGATTTGTATTTTGCTCCTGAAACTGTACTCAATAACACATGGAAATATGACTGgctgatagaaaatttttatgctAAATTAGACTATTATTGA